One Streptomyces sp. NBC_01237 genomic region harbors:
- a CDS encoding DUF317 domain-containing protein produces MSSPDGLARVDRIVDESGRSAGWIVETSVHHLPAIWRAYADGNTPSHVVSAFFGALADTTPLIRHPHRVPSLAVAHGSTSTRQVSAESVAFALRNRATALAQRNPASPPSAPPAPPHASTARRAR; encoded by the coding sequence ATGAGTTCCCCCGACGGCCTGGCACGGGTCGACCGGATCGTCGACGAGAGCGGGCGCAGCGCCGGCTGGATCGTCGAAACGTCCGTCCATCACCTCCCCGCCATCTGGCGCGCGTATGCAGACGGCAACACTCCGTCCCACGTGGTCTCCGCGTTCTTCGGCGCGCTGGCCGACACGACGCCCCTCATCCGGCATCCACACCGCGTTCCTTCTCTGGCCGTCGCTCACGGCAGTACCAGCACCCGGCAGGTCAGCGCAGAGTCCGTCGCCTTCGCGCTCAGGAACCGCGCCACCGCCCTCGCCCAGCGGAACCCCGCATCGCCGCCGTCGGCGCCTCCCGCTCCGCCGCACGCCTCGACGGCGCGTCGCGCCCGCTGA
- a CDS encoding DUF317 domain-containing protein, giving the protein MLQAAGWTYERDERGNEHARHPDGITTMERSATLTSDHFAWTTEVALPTGLGGHNRLWHAYFDDRTPRHLLAGFAAALTDPAPVSRGHYDVPHSHLVTQVERGAQGDHLAAAHDARLKAIRTAARKSRRTSAPTTRPASPPGAEATAPAARSR; this is encoded by the coding sequence GTGCTGCAGGCGGCTGGCTGGACCTACGAACGCGACGAACGAGGCAACGAGCACGCACGTCACCCGGACGGCATCACCACCATGGAGCGGTCGGCCACGCTGACCAGCGACCACTTCGCCTGGACTACCGAAGTCGCTCTGCCCACCGGGCTCGGCGGCCACAACCGGCTGTGGCACGCGTACTTCGACGACCGCACCCCTCGCCACCTGCTCGCAGGATTCGCCGCCGCCCTCACCGATCCGGCCCCCGTCTCCCGTGGCCACTACGACGTCCCCCACTCCCACCTGGTCACGCAGGTGGAACGCGGAGCCCAGGGTGATCATCTCGCTGCCGCCCACGACGCGCGGCTGAAGGCCATCCGGACCGCCGCCCGCAAGTCCCGCCGCACTTCCGCACCCACCACACGTCCGGCCTCGCCGCCCGGCGCCGAGGCGACCGCGCCTGCGGCCCGAAGCCGCTGA
- a CDS encoding DUF317 domain-containing protein, producing the protein MSHERFYSRVNGPTLHRVNTVRWLDEVSPRHLAGGGDPRHVTEHLLASGWSSHSVPGFPHVLLESPDHRLHLTLEPQPDAHSAWWRIHPAENRMWSAQFNGHTPVEMIAKFTDALDSPAPRPDTDLWHLAASRGWSRLAGREQASVQVSVPLSDGQHRWVWNASIDETAPAAALAGFVTALTEPGPLLRDEGQTPALTFGYLDSHRSVVTPEQHRRQHLQRLEAAQHPGPPDPSPSAPAPPPPQRQPRHKKHR; encoded by the coding sequence GTGAGCCACGAACGCTTCTACTCGCGCGTCAACGGCCCCACCCTGCATCGCGTCAACACCGTCCGATGGCTGGACGAGGTCTCGCCGCGGCACCTGGCCGGCGGGGGCGACCCCCGGCACGTGACCGAGCACCTGCTTGCGTCGGGCTGGAGCAGCCACTCGGTGCCCGGCTTCCCGCACGTCCTGCTGGAGAGCCCCGACCACCGCCTGCACCTCACGCTGGAGCCCCAACCCGACGCACACAGTGCCTGGTGGCGGATCCACCCGGCCGAGAACCGCATGTGGTCCGCCCAGTTCAACGGCCATACGCCCGTCGAGATGATCGCGAAATTCACCGACGCCCTCGACAGCCCAGCTCCACGCCCGGACACGGACCTGTGGCACCTGGCTGCCAGCCGGGGCTGGTCCCGGCTGGCAGGCAGAGAGCAGGCGAGCGTCCAGGTCTCCGTCCCCCTCTCCGACGGGCAGCATCGGTGGGTCTGGAACGCCTCCATCGACGAAACCGCTCCGGCCGCCGCGCTCGCCGGGTTCGTCACCGCGCTCACCGAGCCCGGCCCGCTGCTGCGCGACGAGGGCCAGACCCCAGCCCTCACGTTCGGATACCTCGACTCCCACCGGAGCGTCGTCACCCCGGAACAGCACCGTCGCCAGCATCTGCAGCGCCTCGAAGCCGCTCAGCATCCCGGCCCGCCCGATCCATCGCCGTCAGCACCGGCCCCGCCTCCTCCGCAGCGGCAGCCCCGCCACAAGAAGCACCGCTGA
- a CDS encoding DUF317 domain-containing protein, with protein MKKNQQWAGWGLTSQQAQQHYLVEPRHLAGGGDVRYVTEFLRASGWKDRSKNGGPAVFDSPDKSVRIGYDPFAQPGGWTISGKQTATQEAWHAALGRQVPVEIVAGVTDALTWPRSAHAPNVWEPLQQQGWETERGQHFTARSPDGDAFVRFHQSAPGQAHWWAGARNEHGRVWEAVFTPTTPMHLVQAFSTALADPEPVMRPLGHVPPSQRIRTTSVSVLPSQLSAWQQARITAARAATWASNAFATNKARSQGPGARPFAKAGRTR; from the coding sequence GTGAAGAAGAACCAGCAGTGGGCCGGCTGGGGCCTCACCAGTCAGCAGGCCCAGCAGCACTACCTCGTCGAGCCCCGCCACCTCGCCGGCGGCGGCGACGTGCGCTACGTCACCGAGTTCCTGCGCGCCTCCGGGTGGAAGGACAGGTCCAAGAACGGCGGACCGGCCGTCTTCGACAGCCCCGACAAGTCCGTGCGCATCGGATACGACCCGTTCGCCCAGCCCGGCGGCTGGACCATCAGCGGGAAGCAGACCGCGACGCAGGAGGCATGGCACGCCGCCCTCGGCCGCCAGGTCCCCGTCGAGATCGTGGCCGGCGTCACCGACGCGCTCACCTGGCCCCGATCCGCGCACGCCCCCAACGTGTGGGAACCCCTCCAGCAACAGGGCTGGGAAACCGAGCGAGGACAGCACTTCACCGCGCGCAGCCCTGACGGAGACGCGTTCGTCCGCTTTCACCAGTCCGCTCCCGGACAGGCGCACTGGTGGGCCGGCGCCCGCAATGAACACGGCCGGGTGTGGGAGGCCGTGTTCACGCCGACCACACCGATGCACCTCGTGCAAGCGTTCAGCACCGCGCTCGCCGATCCGGAGCCGGTGATGCGGCCCCTCGGCCACGTGCCGCCCTCCCAGAGAATCCGTACCACCTCGGTGTCCGTGCTGCCCTCGCAGCTCAGTGCCTGGCAGCAGGCCCGGATCACCGCGGCGCGCGCCGCCACCTGGGCCAGCAACGCCTTCGCCACCAACAAGGCGCGCTCTCAAGGCCCCGGAGCCCGCCCGTTCGCCAAGGCCGGGCGGACGCGGTGA